From one Nitrosococcus halophilus Nc 4 genomic stretch:
- a CDS encoding class 1 fructose-bisphosphatase — translation MHSGTFLTQFIIEEQRSIPNATGDFTGLLNDIVTACKTISHLVNRGGLIDILGAAGTENVQGEGQKKLDVISNEVMVKSLEWTGHLAAMASEEVEGIISIPSQYPKGKYLLLFDPLDGSSNIDVNISVGTIFSILRCPDGVPEPTEKDFLQPGTQQVCAGFCIYGPTTMMVLTTGHGVNGFTLDQDIGEFILTHPNMTIPEDTGEFAINMSNQRFWEAPVQRYIEECIQGKEGPRGKNFNMRWVASMVAEVYRILTRGGIFMYPWDSRDPSKPGRLRLMYEANPMSFIVEQAGGASSTSQQRILEVDPEGIHQRVPVILGSKNEVERVVAYHQEA, via the coding sequence ATGCATAGTGGTACCTTTTTAACTCAGTTCATTATCGAGGAACAACGCAGTATCCCCAACGCTACAGGCGATTTTACCGGGCTGCTTAACGATATCGTGACTGCCTGTAAAACTATCTCCCACTTAGTTAACCGTGGTGGTCTCATCGATATACTAGGGGCTGCGGGGACCGAAAATGTTCAAGGCGAAGGCCAGAAAAAACTCGACGTGATCAGCAATGAAGTCATGGTGAAGTCTCTGGAATGGACCGGGCATCTAGCCGCCATGGCCTCAGAAGAAGTTGAAGGTATCATTTCCATTCCTAGCCAATATCCTAAGGGTAAATACCTTCTGCTTTTTGATCCTTTGGATGGCTCTTCCAACATTGATGTCAACATCTCGGTAGGCACCATCTTCTCCATTCTACGCTGCCCGGATGGTGTGCCTGAACCCACCGAGAAAGATTTCCTACAACCGGGTACCCAGCAAGTGTGCGCTGGATTTTGCATCTACGGTCCTACTACCATGATGGTGTTAACGACCGGCCATGGCGTCAATGGTTTCACCCTAGACCAGGACATTGGCGAATTTATCCTCACCCATCCAAATATGACCATTCCGGAGGACACTGGGGAATTCGCCATCAATATGTCTAATCAACGTTTCTGGGAAGCACCGGTACAACGGTATATTGAGGAATGCATACAAGGGAAGGAAGGTCCCCGAGGCAAGAATTTCAACATGCGCTGGGTTGCCTCCATGGTGGCGGAAGTCTACCGGATTCTGACCCGCGGCGGGATTTTTATGTACCCCTGGGATAGCCGGGACCCGAGTAAACCTGGCCGATTGCGTTTAATGTATGAAGCCAACCCCATGAGTTTCATCGTGGAACAAGCCGGCGGTGCCAGCTCCACCAGCCAACAGCGCATTTTAGAAGTAGATCCCGAAGGTATTCACCAACGAGTACCTGTCATCCTCGGCTCTAAAAACGAAGTGGAACGGGTAGTGGCTTACCACCAAGAAGCCTAG